One Salvelinus fontinalis isolate EN_2023a chromosome 27, ASM2944872v1, whole genome shotgun sequence genomic region harbors:
- the tube1 gene encoding tubulin epsilon chain, with translation MTQSVVVQVGQCGNQVGCRFWDLALREHSHVNKKGIYDEALSSFFRNVDSRRSVGGSCDITGGRIQSLKARAVLVDMEEGVVNEILQGPLRELFDSTQLITDVSGSGNNWAVGHWTYGSAYREQIVDQLRRAAEHCDCLQCFFLIHSMGGGTGSGLGTCVLKLLEEEFPEVCRIVTSVYPSAEDDVVTSPYNSVLAMRELTEHADCVLPVENQSLVDIVNKIKHMSHSGKPGSVIKKDSAIISGQGGVSGAEKPFDAMNNIVANLLLNITSSARFEGSLNMDLNEIAMNLVPFPRLHYLVPSLTPLYTLADVNIPTRRLDQMFTDAFSKDHQLIRADPKHSLYLACALMVRGNVQVSDLRRNIERLKPMLPFVSWNQEGWKTGLCSVPPVGHSHSLLALANNTCVKLTFMELRDRFTKLYRKKAHMHHYLHVDGMEQGCFTEAISSLSSLIEEYSQLDATKDRLMPDAARLNIAT, from the exons ATGACACAATCAGTTGTTGTACAAG TTGGGCAGTGTGGTAACCAGGTGGGCTGCAGGTTTTGGGATCTTGCTTTGCGGGAAcattcccatgtcaataaa aaaGGAATCTACGATGAGGCTCTGAGCAGCTTCTTTCGGAATGTTGACTCAAG GAGAAGCGTCGGGGGATCTTGTGACATCACTGGTGGGAGGATCCAATCCCTGAAGGCCAGG GCGGTGCTGGTGGACATGGAGGAGGGTGTGGTGAATGAGATTCTTCAGGGCCCGCTGAGAGAATTATTTGATAGCACTCAGCTCATCACTGACGTGTCCGGCTCAGGCAACAACTG GGCAGTGGGCCACTGGACGTATGGCTCAGCCTACAGGGAACAGATTGTGGACCAGCTGAGGAGGGCAGCAGAGCATTGTGACTGCCTGCAGTGCTTCTTTCTCATTCACTCCATGGGTGGAG GGACTGGATCAGGCCTGGGCACCTGTGTGTTGAAACTTCTGGAGGAGGAGTTCCCCGAGGTATGTCGTATCGTCACCTCAGTCTACCCCTCAGCAGAGGACGACGTCGTCACTTCCCCCTACAACAGTGTCTTGGCCATGCGGGAGCTCACCGAGCATGCCGACTGTGTCCTCCCTGTggagaatcag TCACTGGTAGACATAGTGAACAAGATCAAGCACATGTCCCACAGTGGGAAGCCAGGTTCTGTGATCAAGAAGGACAGTGCCATCATCTCAGGCCAGGGAGGGGTCAGTGGAGCCGAGAAGCCTTTTGATGCCATGAACAACATTGTAGCCAACCTGCTCCTCAATATCACCAG TTCAGCTCGTTTTGAGGGATCACTCAACATGGACCTGAATGAGATAGCCATGAACCTAGTGCCCTTCCCTCGACTGCACTACCTGGTGCCCAGCCTCACCCCTCTTTACACCCTGGCTGATGTCAACATCCCCACCAGAAG GCTTGATCAGATGTTCACTGATGCCTTCAGTAAAGACCACCAGCTGATCCGGGCTGACCCCAAACACAGCCTGTACCTGGCCTGTGCCCTCATGGTCCGTGGCAACGTGCAAGTGTCGGACCTCCGCAGGAACATAGAGAG ACTGAAGCCCATGCTGCCTTTTGTGTCATGGAATCAGGAGGGATGGAAGACAGGCCTGTGTTCTGTGCCCCCTGTGGGTCACTCCCACTCACTACTAGCCCTGGCCAACAATACCTGTGTCAAACTCACCTTCATGGAGCTCCGAGACCGCTTCACCAAGCTCTACAGGAAGAAG GCTCACATGCATCACTACCTGCATGTGGACGGGATGGAGCAGGGCTGCTTCACGGAGGctatctcctccctctcctctctgatagAAGAGTACAGTCAGCTGGATGCCACCAAGGACAGACTTATGCCTGACGCTGCCAGGCTCAACATCGCCACATGA
- the LOC129825005 gene encoding cellular communication network factor 6-like isoform X2 — protein sequence MWGISLCRAQNHGGQLSGLRGGKAMLERKQLCQWPCKCKAKPQCAPGVSSVLDGCGCCKSCARQIGEACNERDICDPHKGMYCDFSNDQPRYEVGVCAYLMAVGCDLNGAHYENGEAFQPSPLYKCTCIAGAIGCTPAFIQKPAALLGPAPLRSNAPLPAGLQSAPGLSRKHQQDTTNMAAMPAYRDPPLAWKKNCLIQTTPWSPCSKTCGLGISVRVNNDNGKCEMRKDRRLCLLRPCEKSIMKSVQMLRGKTCKPKFQAKKAEKLTLSGCTSTKSFKPTYCGICTDKRCCVPNKSKMVTVNFKCKGGSNVRWKMQWITSCVCQRKCNDPGDMFAELRFL from the exons TCTCTATGCAGGGCTCAGAACCATGGTGGGCAGCTGTCTGGTCTGCGAGGAGGCAAGGCCATGTTGGAGAGGAAACAGTTGTGCCAGTGGCCGTGTAAGTGCAAGGCCAAGCCCCAGTGTGCCCCGGGAGTCAGCTCAGTGCTGGACGGCTGTGGCTGCTGTAAGAGCTGCGCCCGGCAGATAGGAGAGGCCTGCAACGAGAGGGACATCTGCGACCCCCACAAGGGCATGTACTGCGACTTCTCTAATGACCAGCCTCGATATGAGGTCGGGGTCTGCGCTT ACTTGATGGCAGTTGGTTGTGACCTGAATGGGGCCCACTATGAGAACGGCGAGGCCTTCCAGCCCAGCCCGCTGTATAAATGCACGTGCATCGCGGGAGCCATCGGCTGCACCCCAGCCTTCATCCAGAAGCCCGCTGCTCTCCTGGGTCCTGCCCCTCTGAGGAGCAACGCACCCCTGCCAGCTGGTCTCCAGAGCGCCCCTGGTCTCTCCAGAAAACACCAGCAGGACACAACAAACATGGCCGCCATGCCAG CTTACAGGGATCCTCCTTTAGCCTGGAAGAAGAATTGCCTGATCCAGACCACTCCGTGGAGCCCCTGCTCCAAGACCTGCGGCCTGGGTATCTCAGTCCGGGTCAACAATGACAACGGCAAGTGTGAGATGAGGAAGGACCGCCGCCTCTGCCTGCTGCGGCCGTGTGAGAAGAGCATCATGAAGTCCGTCCAG ATGCTGAGAGGAAAGACATGTAAGCCCAAGTTCCAGGCTAAGAAAGCAGAGAAGCTGACCCTGTCTGGGTGCACTAGCACCAAGAGTTTCAAACCCACTTACTGTGGCATCTGCACTGACAAGCGCTGTTGCGTCCCCAACAAATCCAAAATGGTGACCGTCAACTTCAAGTGCAAGGGCGGCTCCAACGTGCGCTGGAAAATGCAGTGGATAACGTCCTGCGTTTGCCAGAGGAAGTGTAATGACCCTGGGGACATGTTCGCAGAGCTACGCTTCCTCTAG
- the LOC129825005 gene encoding cellular communication network factor 6-like isoform X1, with translation MLSLLFSLLLVILAQQSLCRAQNHGGQLSGLRGGKAMLERKQLCQWPCKCKAKPQCAPGVSSVLDGCGCCKSCARQIGEACNERDICDPHKGMYCDFSNDQPRYEVGVCAYLMAVGCDLNGAHYENGEAFQPSPLYKCTCIAGAIGCTPAFIQKPAALLGPAPLRSNAPLPAGLQSAPGLSRKHQQDTTNMAAMPAYRDPPLAWKKNCLIQTTPWSPCSKTCGLGISVRVNNDNGKCEMRKDRRLCLLRPCEKSIMKSVQMLRGKTCKPKFQAKKAEKLTLSGCTSTKSFKPTYCGICTDKRCCVPNKSKMVTVNFKCKGGSNVRWKMQWITSCVCQRKCNDPGDMFAELRFL, from the exons TCTCTATGCAGGGCTCAGAACCATGGTGGGCAGCTGTCTGGTCTGCGAGGAGGCAAGGCCATGTTGGAGAGGAAACAGTTGTGCCAGTGGCCGTGTAAGTGCAAGGCCAAGCCCCAGTGTGCCCCGGGAGTCAGCTCAGTGCTGGACGGCTGTGGCTGCTGTAAGAGCTGCGCCCGGCAGATAGGAGAGGCCTGCAACGAGAGGGACATCTGCGACCCCCACAAGGGCATGTACTGCGACTTCTCTAATGACCAGCCTCGATATGAGGTCGGGGTCTGCGCTT ACTTGATGGCAGTTGGTTGTGACCTGAATGGGGCCCACTATGAGAACGGCGAGGCCTTCCAGCCCAGCCCGCTGTATAAATGCACGTGCATCGCGGGAGCCATCGGCTGCACCCCAGCCTTCATCCAGAAGCCCGCTGCTCTCCTGGGTCCTGCCCCTCTGAGGAGCAACGCACCCCTGCCAGCTGGTCTCCAGAGCGCCCCTGGTCTCTCCAGAAAACACCAGCAGGACACAACAAACATGGCCGCCATGCCAG CTTACAGGGATCCTCCTTTAGCCTGGAAGAAGAATTGCCTGATCCAGACCACTCCGTGGAGCCCCTGCTCCAAGACCTGCGGCCTGGGTATCTCAGTCCGGGTCAACAATGACAACGGCAAGTGTGAGATGAGGAAGGACCGCCGCCTCTGCCTGCTGCGGCCGTGTGAGAAGAGCATCATGAAGTCCGTCCAG ATGCTGAGAGGAAAGACATGTAAGCCCAAGTTCCAGGCTAAGAAAGCAGAGAAGCTGACCCTGTCTGGGTGCACTAGCACCAAGAGTTTCAAACCCACTTACTGTGGCATCTGCACTGACAAGCGCTGTTGCGTCCCCAACAAATCCAAAATGGTGACCGTCAACTTCAAGTGCAAGGGCGGCTCCAACGTGCGCTGGAAAATGCAGTGGATAACGTCCTGCGTTTGCCAGAGGAAGTGTAATGACCCTGGGGACATGTTCGCAGAGCTACGCTTCCTCTAG
- the LOC129825005 gene encoding cellular communication network factor 6-like isoform X3, with product MLERKQLCQWPCKCKAKPQCAPGVSSVLDGCGCCKSCARQIGEACNERDICDPHKGMYCDFSNDQPRYEVGVCAYLMAVGCDLNGAHYENGEAFQPSPLYKCTCIAGAIGCTPAFIQKPAALLGPAPLRSNAPLPAGLQSAPGLSRKHQQDTTNMAAMPAYRDPPLAWKKNCLIQTTPWSPCSKTCGLGISVRVNNDNGKCEMRKDRRLCLLRPCEKSIMKSVQMLRGKTCKPKFQAKKAEKLTLSGCTSTKSFKPTYCGICTDKRCCVPNKSKMVTVNFKCKGGSNVRWKMQWITSCVCQRKCNDPGDMFAELRFL from the exons ATGTTGGAGAGGAAACAGTTGTGCCAGTGGCCGTGTAAGTGCAAGGCCAAGCCCCAGTGTGCCCCGGGAGTCAGCTCAGTGCTGGACGGCTGTGGCTGCTGTAAGAGCTGCGCCCGGCAGATAGGAGAGGCCTGCAACGAGAGGGACATCTGCGACCCCCACAAGGGCATGTACTGCGACTTCTCTAATGACCAGCCTCGATATGAGGTCGGGGTCTGCGCTT ACTTGATGGCAGTTGGTTGTGACCTGAATGGGGCCCACTATGAGAACGGCGAGGCCTTCCAGCCCAGCCCGCTGTATAAATGCACGTGCATCGCGGGAGCCATCGGCTGCACCCCAGCCTTCATCCAGAAGCCCGCTGCTCTCCTGGGTCCTGCCCCTCTGAGGAGCAACGCACCCCTGCCAGCTGGTCTCCAGAGCGCCCCTGGTCTCTCCAGAAAACACCAGCAGGACACAACAAACATGGCCGCCATGCCAG CTTACAGGGATCCTCCTTTAGCCTGGAAGAAGAATTGCCTGATCCAGACCACTCCGTGGAGCCCCTGCTCCAAGACCTGCGGCCTGGGTATCTCAGTCCGGGTCAACAATGACAACGGCAAGTGTGAGATGAGGAAGGACCGCCGCCTCTGCCTGCTGCGGCCGTGTGAGAAGAGCATCATGAAGTCCGTCCAG ATGCTGAGAGGAAAGACATGTAAGCCCAAGTTCCAGGCTAAGAAAGCAGAGAAGCTGACCCTGTCTGGGTGCACTAGCACCAAGAGTTTCAAACCCACTTACTGTGGCATCTGCACTGACAAGCGCTGTTGCGTCCCCAACAAATCCAAAATGGTGACCGTCAACTTCAAGTGCAAGGGCGGCTCCAACGTGCGCTGGAAAATGCAGTGGATAACGTCCTGCGTTTGCCAGAGGAAGTGTAATGACCCTGGGGACATGTTCGCAGAGCTACGCTTCCTCTAG